The genomic segment gaaaggaaacaaaatgctgcagagctctgctgccaggaagcagccctggcagtgctgtgcctgATGGTTTCTGCCTCCTCGCAGGCTCAGAGCTttccacagtcacagaatgggttgagttggaggAGACCCCAAACttatccagtgccaacctccctgccatgggcagggacagctcccaccagcaaaggctgctcaaggactcatccagcctggccttgaacacctccagggaggttgtggagcacaatctttgatcacattgggtgcttctgtgctccacaacctccctgggcagcctgtgccagtctctcaccaccctcaacctgtgccagtctcttctcaccttcactctcaacaatctcttcctcctctccactctcactctcctctctcccagctcaaagccattgtccctcatcctgacattcccagcccttgttacaagtccctccccagctctcctggagccccttcgggtactggaaggttgctctgagctctccctggagccttctcttctccaggctgcacagccccaactctcccagcctgtccccatagcagagcttctgcagcctctgctcatcttggtggcctcccctggaccctctccagcagctgcaggtcctCTTTGTgctggggaccccagaactggaggcagagctgcaggggagagctgagcagagcagagtggaagggcagaatcccctccctgtgctgctgctctcctctcttcctcttgccACTTCACCTCTTTCCACTTCAAACCCCGTGCCagcatctctggtgctgtcacaTTAGAGAGGAGCAAGGCAGCTGTGCCATGGAGCACACCCCCCCATGGGCACAGGCACTGCACCatgctcagcctgccctgccagctcagcctgctcACACTCCACACgcgtgggcaggctgtggggcactgagtgctgcccaCGCTGGGCTGGTTCACCTGCAAACAGTGCaggggctcagctctgcagctcaggggCGCAGCCGAACGCGGGTGCAGTGCCAGGGGCCGTGTGCCCGcgtcagcctgtgcccagcgcCGTGCCCCAGGTGCGTGCAGCCCGCGGCGGGGCTGCGGGGCTGGcgagggctgggcaggcaggagggggctGTGCTATTTTTACTGACcactggcagccaggctgggctttcATAGGCCCCCTCCTCCCACCGCCCCGCCAGTGCGCGGCTCGACGCGGGCCAGGCATCACCTCCCCTCCAACGCCCCCGAGGTaaggctctgccctgggcaccgCCCGCCGGGacgggctgggggagctggcgGGGGGAGCCCGCGGTGCTCGCAGCCGGTGGGTTGGCAGAGGAGCCCCCAGGACGTGGATCTGTCTGAATTCCTCACCCGGctcagatgttttctgtgctcCTGGTGAGGCTGCTCGGGGGGCAAATGCCACTCAAGCACCCAAGCTGGGCTTTGGGGTTGAGGCTGGCTCTGCTTGCCTGAAAACAGGCAAAGAGGAGCACTGTGGGGAGCCTTTGCCTGCGTGTCCCAGCCCCTCAGCGTGCTCATGGTCACTcgtgggagcagggaggtggcattcaggagtgccagcagctcccttgtgGCTGGGCTTGTGCATGTGGTGAGTCCCTGCTCTCCTGGCCCGGGGGGGATGGAAAGGACCCCAGGGGTGACTCAGTTTGCATTTGGTGGTTATTTCTTTTAATAATCTAATAGTTGAGAGAGGCTTCTGAGCTTCCCATGGCTGGGGGCATGCAGAGGGTGCAGAATGAGCATGTCCAGGTCCTCTCATCCCCATCAGAGAGCAAAATCTCTCGTGGATGCCCCAGAGCCATTCGGAGCCCCAAAGCTCCTGTAGGAGATTGCTGGGGATGTTGTGCCGGCACAGCTGGGTCCTGCCTGTCCTCGGGGGAGGAAGTTTAGGGCTGGCTGGCCCTAAGAAGTGATTGACCTTGGTAGAGGTCACCAGCTTAGGTGTGGGGTGGGCCCCAGCCTCCAGCCTTTGTTCCCGCTAGGAGTGCTGAAGCCGCTGAGAAGCTTCTCCCAGCCCTTGCTCACCTCCAGAGAGCCAAAGGCTTTTCTGCCTTCCCTGCAATGAACTgggtggggggagtgggggtgCAGCTGGGacctgccctgctcactgcaccaGCTTCAGGTCAGAGGAGCTGCCCTCCCTGCACATCCTCTGGAGCATCCAATCTCATCACCAAGAACCTCCCCAAGCCTGCAGACTGGTGTCTCTGTCTGCATCTGCCCGATGGAGGCAAAGGATTCCTGCTCTTTGGGTTGTTCCTTGTAAACCCAAGGATCTGGCAGGCTGTAGAGGAGATGATTCCTGCTGGGATTCGATGGCATTTTCCCTACAAACTCCTTTCcttctgggcaggcagcaggggcagggggagggggcagggacgAGCGGACGGAGCCCAGAGGCGCAGGGAgatctgctgagcacaggctccacacgtggctgggagcagctgctggagatctGAGTCGTTCCTTTAGCTTCCCCCGGCAGGAATCTTTGGGGTTCCAAACATTTCCCAGGTTTAAGGGGGGGCAAaggcaaaaaacaaacaaacaaacaaacaaacaaacaaacaaacaaacaaacaaatcccagCTGTGCCATTTCAGTTCAAAGGGAAAGTTCCAAGCTCAGGGAATCGGAGACTGGGTTGGAAAAAGCCCTCTGGGATCACCCTGTCCAACCAGcaccccagcaccaccctggccactaaaccacagccccaggggccatggccacagctttctgcagcacctccaggcctgggggctccaccacctgcctgggcagcctctgacagtgcaggagagaaattttccctcctccccaacctaaccctcccctggcacaatttcaggacatttcctctccttctatcccctgagcccaggcagaagagcccaacccccagctggctgcagcctgctctcagggagctgcagagggcaacgagctctgccctcagccctccaggctccacagcctccactTTCCTCACCACTGCAATCTGCTGTTTCCCCCCGAAatgctgctcctggctgtgaAGAGAACACAGACGAAGCGTTTGGCATTCCTCACGCGTTTGTCCGGCTCAGGCTTACATggcaagggagggagggaggctgtTAGGGGCAGTGGGAGGGGGGTGCCAgcgaggcagctgcagggcacaggctgccaagcAAACGCAGCGCCCCGAACCCTGCCTGCTTGGCCGGGGCCACGGCTCCGAAGGAACCTGCTGGGCTGTGCGCCCCCTCCCTCTGACACTCCCGAGGTGGGTTTCGCTTTCACCACCCCCAGCACGGGGAGCCGCGGGACAGGACCTCCGCACGGCACAGTGCGGGGGACCTCCAGGTGCCTCCTTCCTCCGGAGCCTTCTAGCCCAGCTCATCCCCGCGCCCCGAGCGGTGCCGCCGCTGTGCGACCAGCTTGGAGCTTGGGAAAAGCCCCGAGGAGCAGGAGACAGAGTCCTGCAGGGCCAGCTGGAGGCAGGCTGGAGCTTGCCCGGGATCAAGGTCTGCTCGGAGCTGGGAGGTGCCGCTCGGTGTCTCACGCACGGCAGGAGGATGAGGCTGCGGAGTCGCTTCCCTGTGCTGTCGGAGCGGGGCAGCACCGCACCTCGGGAGCGCCCTGCTGGCACCGCCGGGCCCGCATGCACCTGACATCTGctcctttctctctgcttcctcctcctccttctcctcctcctcctcctcctcctcctcctcctcctcctcctcctcctcctcctcctcctcctccttcttcttcttcttcttctttctttggcAGGAGAACAGGACAGCACCACAATGCCAGAGCCGTGAGTAGCACCACTTGGCCTCGGGCTTCACAGGATCCCAGATCCCagatcccaggatgtcaggggttggaagggacccaaagagatcatccagtccaagccccctgcttgGTCcaagcaggaccatccaatctagctcagggcacacagaacacatccagacaggcctggaaaggctccacacaagtagactccacaacctctctgggcagcctgtgccagggctctgggagccttccaggcaagaagttgcctcttgtgctgagctgcaacctcctgtgctgcagcttccatccactgctgcttgtcctgtgccagggagcagtgagcagagcctgtcccactctcctgacccccagagcctgtccccccatcctgacccccagccctcagacagttacagacattgattcaattctctctcagtcttctccagactctcagccccaggtccctcagcctctcctcaccaggcactgctccagtcccctcctcatcctcacagtcttcccttggagtctctccagcagatcctgtccctctgccattggggagctctgctgctgggctgctggtgccagctcagctcctctgggtctgggggggtgcagctggGAGTCAGCTCCTGCCTGAGACCTCTGTGCCCTTGTGAAAATGTGTTGGAGTCACAGAACCcttagaatgggttgggctggaagggaccttcgagttcaccagctccaatcccctgccctgggcaaggacacctcccaccagacccACCAGACCCACCAGAcccagctgctcaaagcctcacccggcctggccctgagcacctcTATGGGGGAGATTTAGCTAAGGAGGGAGCTCAACCTCCGCACTCAAACTTTGGAGCTGTCCTAGATGCTGAAACGGGGACCCGAGGAGGGCGGCACCGCTCAGCCTGCCAGCAGGGTCCCTGTAGCACAGCGACCAAAGCTAACGTCCTGCTGTGAAGAGGAGGGAGAAGCCTTCGGCAAGCAGCGACAGGGACCTGCCCCCGGGGTCCTGCACAGGATCCAAACATCCTGCACGCAGCCCCCAGATGGGGAGGGTTGTGAGTGTGTGAGtgtgtcagtgtgtgtgtgtgaatgtgaGCATGTGAGTGTGTGTGCGAATGTGAGCATGTGAGTGTGTCAGTGTGTGTGAGTCTGAGCATGTGTGAGTGTGAGAGAGTGTGTGAGTGTGAATGTGTCAGTGAGTGTGTGCATGTGAGTGTGTGAACGTGAGCATGTGAGTGTGTCAGTGTGTGTGAGTCTGAGCATGTGTGAGTGTGAGAGAGTGTGTGAGTGTGAATGTGTCAGTGAGTGTGTGCAAGTGTGAGTGCGAATGTGAGcatgtgtgtgagtgtgtgtgtatgagTGTGAATGTAAGTGTGTGTTTGAGTGTGTGTGTCAGTCAGAGTGCGTGTGAGTCTGTGTGTGAATGTGTCAGTGTGTGTGAGcgagtgtgagtgtgtgtgtgtgagtgtgccaGTGAGTGTATGTGAGTGTGAGTGCATCAGTGAGTGTGTATGTGAGTGTGTGTCAGTGTGAGTGCATCAGTGAGTGTGAGTGCGTCAGTGAGTGTGAGTGTGTCAGTGAGTGTATATGAGTGTGTCAGTGAGTGCGTGTGTATGAGTGTGGGTGCAtcagtgtgtgtgagtgtgcgtatgtgagtgtgtgtgagtgtgcatGTGTATGTGAGTGCATCAgtgagtgtgagtgtgtgtgtgtgcaagtgtgtgtgtatgtgagtGCATGAGTGTGCGCGTGAGTGTGTgtatgtgagtgtgtgtgtgctagtGTGTATGTGAGTGTGAGTGCGTGTGTGTGTCCGAGCGTATGTGAGTGTGAGTGCGTGTGTGCGAGTGTGTATGTGAGTGTGAGTGCGACAGTGAGTGTATGTGTCCGAGTGTATGTGAGTGTGAGTGCGTGTGTGCAAGTGTGTATGTGAGTGTGAGTGCGtcagtgagtgtgtgtgtccGAGTGTATGTGAGTGTGAGTGCGTGTGTGCGAGTGTGTATGTGAGTGTGAGTGCGACAGTGAGCGTGTGtgcgagtgtgtgtgtgtgtatgtgagtGTGAGTGTGACAGTGAGCGTGTGTGCAAGTGTGTATGTGAGTgcgacagtgtgtgtgtgagtgtgtgtgtgtatgtgagtGTGAGTGCGACAGTGAGCGTGTGTGcgagtgtgtgtgtatgtgagtGTGAGTGTGACAGTGAGTGTGTGTGCGAGTGTGTGTATGTGAGTGTGAGTGCGTGAGTGTGTGtgcgagtgtgtgtgtgtgtgtatgtgagtGTGTGACAGTGAGTGTGTGtgcgagtgtgtgtgtgtatgtgagtGTGAGTgcgtgagtgtgtgtgtgtgtatgtgagtGTGAGTGCGACAGTGAGTGTATGtgcgagtgtgtgtgtgtgtgtatgtgagtgtgacagtgagtgtgtgtgtgtgtgtgtatgtgagtGTGAGTGTGACAGTGAGCGTGTGcgagtgtgtgtatgtgtgtgtgagtgtgagtGCGACAGTGAGTGTGTGtgcgagtgtgtgtgtgtgtatgtgagtGTGAGTGTGACAGTGAgcgtgtgtgtgagtgtgtgtgtgtgtgtgagtgcgtgtgtgtgtgtgtgtatgtgagtgtgagtgtgacagtgtgtgtgtatgtgagtGTGAGTGCGTCAGTGAGTGTGTGtgcgagtgtgtgtgtgtatgtgagtGTGAGTGCGTCAGTGAGTGTGTGtgcgagtgtgtgtgtgtatgtgagtGTGAGTGCGTCAGTGAGTGTGTGtgcgagtgtgtgtgtgtgtgtgagtgcgtgtgtgtgtgtgtatgtgagtgtgagtgtgacagtgtgtgtgtatgtgagtGTGAGTGCGTCAGTGAGTGTGTGtgcgagtgtgtgtgtgtatgtgagtGTGAGTGTGACAGTGAGCGTGTGtgcgagtgtgtgtgtgtgtgtgagtgcgtGAGTGTGTGtgcgagtgtgtgtgtgtgtgtgagtgtgagtGCGTGAGTGTGTGtgcgagtgtgtgtgtgtatgtgagtGTGAGTGCGTGAGTGTGTGtgcgagtgtgtgtgtgtgtatgtgagtGTGAGTGCGTGAGTGTGTGtgcgagtgtgtgtgtgtgtgtgagtgtgagtGCGTGAGTGTGTGtgcgagtgtgtgtgtgtatgtgagtGTGAGTGCGTCAGTGAGTGTGTgtgcaagtgtgtgtgtgtatgtgagtGTGAGTGCGTCAGTGAGTGTGTCCGAGTGTATGTGAGTGTGAGTGAGTGTGTGCgagtgtgtgagtgtgtgtatgTGAATGTGAGTGCGTGAGTGTGTGTGCCAGTGTGTGCGGCCGAGGCCGCTGTGTGCCGCGGGTTGGCACTGGGCTGGCTTGGCACAGTGGGCACCCCGCAGGGCGGCGGCCCCGGGGCCGTGCGGCGCAGCCCGGGGGGGTGCACTGAAGCTGCTCGGTGTGAGGCTGccggagcctggagcaggctgcccggagcgGCTGTGCAgactcctcctctgcagccccccaTGCCCCCCGGATGTCTTCCTGCGTGCCCGCCccgggtgccctgctctggcaggggcttggtgcgggtgatctccagaggcacCATTCCATGATCCATGCTTTCGGCTTCCTGAGCAGTGGCCCTGGGCCCGCTGCGTTTGCAGGGAGCGCccggggctgccctgggctggctcgcaggtggcagcagcggcagagggcagggagcccCCCGCAGCCCCCCGTGGCGCTGTCCTTGCGCTCTCTGGCTCCGGCTGACTCCTGCCCTGTTCTCTCCTCTCGCCGCTCGCCTTTGCCCCCGGGACGCGCTGCTGCCCGCAGGGAGGTGAGTGCCCTTCCCCCGGAGCCCCTCGGcgctgccctgcctgtgccccggGCCCGCTTCCAAACGGttgtgtttccccccccctcccgcaGAGAAAGTCCAAGATCACAGCCTCACGCAAGCTCTTGTTGAAGGTGAGTCCTGGGGGCTGGAAACTCCCTGGGGTTTGCCCTGCCggggagcaggaggcagggctGCGGTGCGTGCTCGGGGCGGGGGGCGGCGATGGGGAGCAGCGCAGGCATGgcccctggggagcagctcctctgcccaccTCTCATCTGCTCAAACGCCCTCACTCATGTGGGCTTTGTGGTCCAGGCTGCAAACAAACCTCCCCTATGCTccgtgagggtggggagagactccGATGCCTTGGAGCTGTGGGGCCGCAGCCCCCGCGTTTGTGCAGCGCAAGCCTGGGAGGTCCCCGGGCTGCGGCTTGGGAAAGAGCATCTGCTGCAGCGGTGCGGAACGGGGCAGAGAAAGTGCTGAGGTCAGCGGCCGTGGGGACCACCACGGCCCCGGGGCACCCCTGGCCCCGTGGGtgcttctccctgcagcagccgCCACACCAAAGGTGCTGGGTGGGGTTTGTTtgatgtgctgcagcagcagaggggtttTGGGAGGACAGCCACGGCGGGGAGGGTGCGTGGGAGGCAGGCAGCGCTGTCCCGCCCCACAGGTGCTGcgtggggaggctcaggggccgCAGAGGAGGAGCCTGCTCACGCTGCTGCTGTCTACTCGTGCCCGCAGAGTTTGATGCTGGCAAAAGCCAAGGAGGAGTGGGATCAGGAGATCGTGGAcaagcaggcagagaaggagagatACCTGTCGGAGAGGGTCACACCACTGCACACCAGTGGCCTGtccctcagccagctccaggtacttcacagaaccacagagtggtaGAGCTCGGAGGGCACCTCTGGAGgtgatccagcccagccccctgccagagcagtgccacccagggcagctcacacaggagcacGTCCTGGTGGGGCTtccccagaggagactccagaacctccctggcagcctgctccagggctccaggactctgggagaagtttctcctcgagTTCAGAAGGAACTTCTGcttttgtgcccattgctccttgccctgccactgggcaccaatgaacaaagcctggtcccatcctcctgccatcaGCCCTTGAAGTATTGATGGGCATTGGtcaaatctcccttcaggttgctCCTCCTCAGATTAAACagcccaaatctctcagcctctcctcacagagcagttCCAGTCCCTTAGTGTCTCTttagctctctgcagcagcttcctgagGCCCCTCTTGAATCAGggagctcagcactgggcacaggactccagatgtgaccacagcagggcagagtggaggggaagaagaacctcccttgacctgctggccacacgcttgtgaatgcagcccaggatgccattggccttcttcagGCCTGAGGATGGAAAGAG from the Pogoniulus pusillus isolate bPogPus1 chromosome 39, bPogPus1.pri, whole genome shotgun sequence genome contains:
- the LOC135191341 gene encoding keratin-associated protein 4-3-like, with product MLKRGPEEGGTAQPASRVPVAQRPKLTSCCEEEGEAFGKQRQGPAPGVLHRIQTSCTQPPDGEGCECVSVSVCVCECEHCECDSECMCPSVCECECVCASVYVSVSASVSVCVRVYVSCECDSERVCKCVCECDSVCVSVCVYVSVSATVSVCASVCVCECECDSECVCECVYVSCECDSERVRVCVCVCECECDSECVCECVCVYVSCECVSECVCECVCVCECECVSECVCECVCVCECECVSECVCECVCVCECVCVCVCECECDSVCVCECECVSECVCECVCVCECECDSERVCECVCVCECCECVSECVCKCVCVCECECVSECVRVYVSVSECVRVCECVYVNVSA
- the TNNI1 gene encoding troponin I, slow skeletal muscle, with amino-acid sequence MSSCVPAPGALLWQGLGAGDLQRHHSMIHAFGFLSSGPGPAAFAGSARGCPGLARRWQQRQRAGSPPQPPVALSLRSLAPADSCPVLSSRRSPLPPGRAAARRERKSKITASRKLLLKSLMLAKAKEEWDQEIVDKQAEKERYLSERVTPLHTSGLSLSQLQDLCRELHEKVEIVDEERYDIEAKCNHNTREIKDLKIKVLDLRGKFKRPPLRRVRVSADAMLRALLGSKHKVSMDLRANLKSVKKEDTEKERPVEVGDWRKNVEAMSGMEGRKKMFDAAKSPTGQ